One Mycolicibacterium fortuitum subsp. fortuitum genomic window carries:
- a CDS encoding acyl-ACP desaturase, with protein MAQKPVANALTLELEPVVEAELRRHLDTEDLWYAHDYVPFDQGENFAFLGGQDWDPSQVTLPKAITDALEILLITKDNLSGYHRELVEHFILEDKWGRFLGRWTAEEHLHAVALRNYLVVTREIDPTANEDVRVEHVMKGYRADSYSQIETLVFMAYFERAHAVYTRNLRAQITEPVLGSMMERIALDEERHELFFANLVSHLLGTHRDETVAAIAARARELDVIGADIDAYQDKVAVVAEAGIFDKAALAKVIADRITAWGLADEPQLQEFINT; from the coding sequence ATGGCACAGAAACCTGTCGCTAACGCGCTGACCCTTGAGCTCGAACCCGTCGTCGAGGCCGAGCTGCGACGCCACCTGGATACCGAGGACCTCTGGTACGCGCACGATTACGTGCCGTTCGACCAGGGTGAGAACTTCGCCTTCCTCGGTGGACAGGACTGGGATCCGTCGCAGGTGACTCTGCCCAAGGCCATCACCGACGCCTTGGAGATCCTGCTGATCACCAAGGACAACCTGTCGGGCTACCACCGCGAGCTCGTCGAGCACTTCATCCTCGAGGACAAGTGGGGCCGCTTCTTGGGCCGCTGGACCGCCGAGGAGCATCTGCACGCCGTCGCGCTGCGCAACTACCTCGTCGTCACCCGCGAAATCGATCCGACGGCCAACGAAGACGTCCGCGTCGAGCACGTGATGAAGGGCTACCGCGCCGATTCCTACAGCCAGATCGAGACGCTGGTGTTCATGGCGTACTTCGAGCGCGCGCATGCGGTGTACACCCGCAACCTGCGGGCGCAGATCACTGAGCCGGTCTTGGGCTCGATGATGGAGCGCATCGCCCTCGACGAGGAGCGTCACGAGCTGTTCTTCGCCAACCTGGTGTCGCATCTGCTGGGCACCCATCGCGACGAGACCGTGGCGGCCATCGCGGCCCGTGCCCGCGAACTCGACGTGATCGGCGCCGACATCGACGCCTACCAGGACAAGGTCGCCGTGGTGGCCGAGGCCGGCATCTTCGACAAGGCTGCTCTGGCCAAGGTCATCGCCGATCGGATCACCGCATGGGGCCTGGCCGACGAGCCCCAGCTCCAGGAGTTCATCAACACGTAA
- a CDS encoding Acg family FMN-binding oxidoreductase: MPETMFDSATLTHAVQLASRAPSLHNTQPWRLVVDSRGVHLHLDPRRVVSATDRSSREAIISCGVLLDHLRVAMAAAGWATSVERFPNPNDPDHLATLQFSPMDFVTDAHRRRADAILARHTDRLPMAAYADWDAFEVLLRTRLGDGPVHLDVLAEEMRAQVAEAAELTESLRLYDSGYHAELTWWTTPFATEDGIPQSSLVSAAESERVAVARTFPVTAHNERRPTVGDDAATLVVLSTDGYSRADALDAGEALSALLLECTMSGLATCPVSHVTELHASRDIIGTLIGRDACPQLLVRIGIAPSLTETPPPTPRRAVETFMTFES; encoded by the coding sequence ATGCCCGAGACGATGTTCGATTCAGCGACTCTCACCCATGCGGTGCAGCTGGCATCGCGTGCGCCGTCATTGCACAACACCCAGCCGTGGCGGCTGGTGGTCGACAGCAGGGGAGTGCACCTGCACCTCGACCCACGGCGGGTGGTGAGCGCCACCGATCGCTCGTCGCGTGAGGCGATCATCAGCTGCGGGGTGTTGCTCGACCATCTGAGGGTCGCGATGGCCGCGGCCGGATGGGCCACCAGCGTCGAGCGCTTCCCGAACCCGAACGATCCCGATCACCTGGCGACGCTGCAGTTCTCGCCGATGGACTTCGTGACCGATGCCCACCGTCGCCGTGCCGACGCCATCCTGGCTCGGCACACCGACCGGCTGCCCATGGCCGCATACGCCGACTGGGATGCCTTCGAGGTGCTGCTGCGGACGCGCCTCGGCGACGGTCCGGTACACCTCGACGTACTGGCCGAGGAGATGCGCGCCCAGGTGGCGGAAGCCGCTGAGCTGACCGAATCGCTACGGCTCTACGATTCCGGCTATCATGCCGAACTTACTTGGTGGACAACACCTTTCGCGACCGAAGACGGCATTCCGCAGAGCTCGCTGGTATCGGCTGCCGAAAGCGAGCGGGTCGCCGTGGCACGCACCTTCCCCGTGACCGCGCACAACGAACGGCGCCCCACCGTCGGCGACGACGCGGCCACCCTGGTGGTGCTGTCCACCGACGGTTACAGCCGGGCCGATGCACTCGATGCCGGCGAGGCGCTTTCGGCGCTGTTGCTGGAATGCACGATGTCTGGACTGGCCACCTGCCCGGTCAGCCATGTGACTGAACTGCACGCCAGCCGCGACATCATCGGCACCCTGATCGGCCGCGACGCCTGCCCGCAGCTGCTGGTCCGGATCGGCATCGCCCCGTCCCTCACGGAAACGCCGCCACCTACCCCGCGCCGCGCCGTCGAGACGTTCATGACCTTCGAATCCTGA
- the dosR gene encoding hypoxia response regulator transcription factor DosR/DevR, translated as MIRVFLVDDHEVVRRGLIDLLSADPELDVIGEADSVAQALARVPALVPDVAVLDVRLPDGNGIELCRELLSRMPDLRCLMLTSFTSDEAMLDAILAGASGYVVKDIKGMELAQAIKDVGAGKSLLDNRAATALMAKLRGDAERSDPLAGLTQQERVLLDLLAEGLTNRQIAARMFLAEKTVKNYVSRLLAKLGMERRTQAAVFASTLERRNRQ; from the coding sequence ATGATCAGAGTTTTTCTGGTCGACGACCATGAGGTGGTTCGACGCGGGTTGATCGACCTGCTCAGCGCGGACCCGGAGCTGGACGTGATCGGTGAGGCCGATTCGGTCGCTCAGGCGCTGGCCCGGGTTCCCGCGCTGGTGCCCGACGTGGCAGTGCTCGATGTCCGGTTGCCCGACGGAAACGGCATCGAGCTGTGCCGGGAGCTGTTGTCGCGCATGCCCGATCTGCGCTGTCTGATGCTGACGTCGTTCACCTCCGACGAGGCCATGCTGGACGCCATCCTGGCCGGCGCCAGCGGGTATGTGGTCAAGGACATCAAGGGCATGGAGCTGGCCCAGGCCATCAAGGATGTCGGGGCGGGCAAGTCGCTGCTGGACAATCGCGCCGCCACCGCGCTGATGGCCAAGCTGCGCGGGGATGCCGAGCGTTCCGACCCGTTGGCCGGGCTGACCCAGCAAGAGCGGGTGCTGCTGGATCTGTTGGCGGAGGGGTTGACCAACCGGCAGATCGCGGCCCGGATGTTCCTCGCCGAGAAGACGGTCAAGAACTACGTGTCGCGATTGCTGGCCAAGCTCGGCATGGAACGCCGCACTCAGGCCGCGGTGTTCGCCTCGACGCTGGAACGGCGTAATCGCCAGTGA
- a CDS encoding glycine hydroxymethyltransferase yields the protein MAADSSSTLPAASGADYAETSSAAYAAALQVIESVEPRVAAATRKELADQRDSLKLIASENYASPAVLLTMGTWFSDKYAEGTVGHRFYAGCQNVDTVEALAAEHARELFGAPYAYVQPHSGIDANLVAYWAILATKVEAPGLAELGAKHVNDLSEADWEKLRNKLGNQRLLGMSLDAGGHLTHGFRPNISGKMFHQHSYGTNPETGFLDYDAVAAAAREFKPLVLVAGYSAYPRRVNFAKMREIADEVGATLMVDMAHFAGLVAGKVFTGDENPVPHAHVTTTTTHKSLRGPRGGMVLATEEFAPAVDKGCPMVLGGPLSHVMAAKAVALAEARQPAFQAYAQQVADNAQALADGFVKRDAGLVTGGTDNHLVLLDVRSFGLTGRQAESALLDAGVVTNRNAIPADPNGAWYTSGIRLGTPALTSRGFGADDFDRVAELIVDVLSNTQPEGTSKAKYKLADGTADRVHAASAELLDANPLYPGLTL from the coding sequence ATGGCAGCAGACTCGTCCTCCACCTTGCCCGCGGCTTCCGGCGCTGATTACGCCGAGACCTCAAGCGCCGCGTATGCGGCCGCACTGCAGGTCATCGAATCCGTCGAGCCGCGTGTCGCCGCAGCCACCCGCAAAGAACTTGCCGATCAACGGGATTCGCTCAAGCTGATCGCCAGCGAGAATTACGCTTCGCCGGCGGTGCTGCTGACCATGGGCACGTGGTTCTCCGACAAGTACGCCGAAGGCACCGTCGGGCACCGCTTCTACGCGGGCTGCCAGAACGTCGACACCGTCGAGGCGCTGGCCGCCGAGCATGCCCGTGAACTGTTCGGCGCCCCCTACGCCTACGTCCAGCCGCACTCCGGCATCGACGCCAATCTGGTTGCCTACTGGGCCATCCTGGCCACCAAGGTCGAGGCTCCCGGCCTGGCCGAACTCGGCGCCAAGCACGTCAACGACCTGTCCGAGGCCGACTGGGAGAAGCTGCGCAACAAGCTCGGCAACCAGCGCCTGCTCGGCATGTCTCTGGACGCCGGCGGCCACCTCACCCACGGCTTCCGGCCCAACATCTCGGGCAAGATGTTCCACCAGCACAGCTACGGGACCAACCCCGAGACGGGTTTCCTGGACTACGACGCGGTGGCCGCAGCGGCCCGCGAATTCAAGCCGTTGGTGCTGGTCGCCGGTTACTCGGCGTACCCGCGCCGGGTGAACTTCGCCAAGATGCGCGAGATCGCCGACGAGGTGGGTGCCACCCTGATGGTCGACATGGCGCACTTCGCCGGCCTGGTGGCCGGCAAGGTGTTCACGGGTGACGAGAACCCGGTGCCGCACGCCCACGTCACCACGACCACCACCCACAAGTCGCTGCGCGGCCCGCGTGGCGGCATGGTGCTGGCCACCGAGGAATTCGCCCCGGCGGTGGACAAGGGCTGCCCGATGGTGCTCGGCGGGCCGCTGAGCCACGTGATGGCGGCCAAGGCCGTCGCGCTGGCCGAGGCGCGCCAGCCGGCGTTCCAGGCCTACGCCCAGCAGGTCGCCGACAACGCCCAGGCGCTGGCCGACGGCTTCGTCAAGCGTGATGCGGGCTTGGTCACCGGTGGCACCGACAACCACCTGGTGCTCCTGGACGTGCGGTCGTTCGGCCTGACCGGCCGCCAGGCCGAGTCGGCCCTGCTGGACGCGGGCGTCGTCACCAACCGCAACGCCATCCCGGCCGACCCCAACGGGGCCTGGTACACCAGCGGCATCCGGCTGGGCACCCCGGCGCTGACCAGCCGCGGATTCGGCGCCGACGACTTCGACCGGGTGGCCGAGCTGATCGTCGACGTGCTGTCCAACACGCAGCCCGAGGGGACTTCCAAGGCCAAGTACAAACTGGCCGACGGCACCGCCGACCGCGTGCACGCGGCCTCGGCCGAGCTGCTCGACGCCAACCCGCTGTACCCGGGCCTCACCCTCTGA
- a CDS encoding GAF domain-containing sensor histidine kinase, producing MVDVTGHGARSGDEQRTPPLRDTLSQLRLRELLTEVQDRVEEIITGRDRIDGLVEAMLAVTSGLDLEVTLSTIVRTAIELVDARYGALGVRGDDHELTEFVYQGIDDETRALIGHLPEGRGVLGVLIDDPKPIRLDDIHQHPASVGFPPNHPPMRTFLGVPVRIRDEVFGNLYLTDKTNGQPFSEDDEVLVKALAAAAGVAVENARLYQVSRDRQAWIAATRDIGTELLGGTEPARVFRMVADEALNLTGADRIVVAVPSSDVPADDADTLVVAATAGSPTTIDSIPVGPHTADGAVGAAFREGTPHRLERLELDGAGGPALVLPLRATDTVAGVLVAIRAEGAQTFTTEQLDMAAAFADQAAVAWQLASSQRDVRELEILADRDRIARDLHDHVIQRLFAVGLSLQGTIPRAQSPEVQQRLSATVDDLQAVIQEIRTAIFDLHGAQAGTTRLRQRLDAVIAQFADAPMHIRTRFVGPLSVVDATLADHAEAVLREAISNAVRHSGATELTVLVEVADDLSVEVSDNGCGIAAEITESGLGNLRARALSADGRFTVTDRPGGGTVLHWAAPLPE from the coding sequence ATGGTGGACGTGACTGGTCACGGTGCGCGCTCCGGCGATGAACAGCGAACTCCGCCGTTGCGAGACACGCTCTCGCAGCTGCGTTTGCGTGAACTTCTCACCGAGGTCCAGGACCGCGTCGAGGAGATCATCACCGGCCGTGACCGGATCGACGGCCTGGTGGAGGCCATGCTGGCGGTGACCTCGGGCCTGGACCTCGAGGTCACTCTGAGCACCATCGTGCGGACCGCGATCGAGTTGGTCGATGCCCGTTACGGCGCGTTGGGAGTACGCGGCGACGACCATGAGCTGACCGAGTTCGTCTACCAGGGCATCGACGACGAAACCCGTGCTCTCATAGGGCATCTGCCCGAAGGGCGCGGTGTGCTCGGTGTGCTGATCGACGATCCGAAGCCGATCCGGCTCGACGACATCCACCAGCACCCGGCGTCGGTAGGGTTCCCGCCCAACCACCCGCCGATGCGGACCTTTCTCGGGGTCCCGGTGCGTATCCGTGACGAGGTGTTCGGCAATCTGTACCTCACCGACAAGACCAACGGGCAGCCGTTCAGCGAGGACGACGAGGTGCTCGTGAAGGCTCTGGCCGCGGCCGCGGGCGTCGCAGTGGAGAACGCCCGGCTCTACCAAGTCTCGCGCGACCGTCAGGCCTGGATCGCCGCCACCCGCGACATCGGCACCGAACTGCTCGGCGGCACCGAGCCGGCCCGGGTGTTCCGCATGGTGGCCGACGAGGCGCTCAACCTGACCGGTGCCGACCGGATCGTGGTCGCCGTGCCCAGCAGCGACGTCCCCGCTGACGACGCCGACACCCTCGTGGTCGCCGCTACGGCGGGCAGTCCCACCACGATCGACTCGATTCCGGTGGGTCCGCACACCGCGGACGGCGCCGTGGGTGCAGCGTTCCGCGAGGGCACACCGCACCGGCTCGAGCGCCTTGAGCTGGACGGCGCGGGCGGCCCGGCGCTGGTGTTGCCGCTGCGTGCCACCGACACCGTGGCGGGGGTCCTGGTGGCGATCCGGGCTGAGGGGGCACAGACCTTCACCACGGAGCAACTCGACATGGCAGCGGCGTTCGCGGACCAGGCCGCGGTGGCCTGGCAGCTGGCCAGCTCTCAGCGCGACGTGCGGGAATTGGAGATCCTGGCCGACCGCGACCGGATCGCCAGGGACCTGCACGATCACGTGATCCAACGGTTGTTCGCAGTCGGGCTGTCACTGCAGGGCACCATCCCGCGGGCCCAGTCGCCTGAGGTGCAGCAACGGCTCTCCGCCACGGTCGACGACCTGCAGGCGGTGATCCAGGAGATCCGGACCGCGATCTTCGACCTGCACGGCGCCCAGGCCGGCACGACACGGCTGCGGCAGCGCCTCGATGCGGTGATCGCCCAGTTCGCCGACGCGCCCATGCACATCAGGACTCGGTTCGTGGGCCCGCTGTCGGTGGTGGATGCCACCCTGGCCGATCATGCCGAGGCGGTGCTGCGCGAGGCGATCAGCAACGCGGTACGCCATTCGGGGGCAACCGAACTCACGGTTCTCGTCGAGGTGGCCGACGACCTGTCCGTCGAGGTGTCGGACAACGGCTGCGGGATCGCTGCCGAGATCACCGAGAGCGGTCTGGGGAATCTGCGGGCCCGGGCGCTGAGTGCAGACGGCCGGTTCACCGTCACCGACCGGCCCGGCGGTGGGACCGTGTTGCATTGGGCCGCACCGCTTCCCGAGTAG
- a CDS encoding PhoH family protein: MTDSPVRTYVLDTSVLLSDPWACTRFAEHEVVVPLVVISELEAKRHHHELGWFARQALRMFDDLRLEHGRLDQPIPVGAEGGTLQVELNHIDPSVLPTGFRTETNDTRILACAANLAAEGKHVTLVSKDIPLRVKAGAVGLAADEYHAQDVVVSGWTGMTELDVAAEDIDTLFADGEIDVAEARDLPCHTGIRLLGGSSSALGRVNAEKRVQLVRGDREVFGLRGRSAEQRVALDLLLDESVGIVSLGGKAGTGKSALALCAGLEAVLERRTQRKVVVFRPLYAVGGQDLGYLPGSESEKMGPWAQAVFDTLEGLASPAVLEEVLSRGMLEVLPLTHIRGRSLHDSFVIVDEAQSLERNVLLTVLSRLGAGSRVVLTHDVAQRDNLRVGRHDGVAAVIEKLKGHPLFAHITLQRSERSPIAALVTEMLEEFSPGALP; encoded by the coding sequence GTGACTGATTCACCTGTCCGTACCTATGTGCTCGACACATCCGTGTTGCTGTCCGATCCATGGGCATGCACCCGGTTTGCCGAGCATGAAGTGGTGGTCCCGCTGGTCGTGATCAGCGAGCTGGAGGCCAAACGGCATCACCACGAGCTGGGCTGGTTCGCCCGGCAGGCGCTACGGATGTTCGATGATCTGCGGCTTGAGCACGGGCGGCTGGATCAGCCGATTCCTGTTGGCGCAGAAGGCGGCACGCTACAGGTCGAGTTGAATCACATCGACCCGTCGGTGCTGCCTACCGGCTTCCGCACCGAGACCAACGACACCCGGATTCTCGCGTGCGCGGCCAACCTTGCCGCGGAGGGTAAGCACGTCACGCTGGTGAGCAAGGACATCCCACTGCGCGTCAAGGCCGGCGCGGTAGGGCTGGCCGCCGACGAGTACCACGCGCAGGACGTCGTCGTGTCCGGTTGGACCGGCATGACCGAACTCGACGTCGCGGCAGAAGATATCGACACCCTCTTCGCCGACGGCGAGATCGATGTGGCCGAAGCTCGGGATCTGCCTTGCCACACCGGAATTCGGTTGCTCGGTGGCAGTTCGTCGGCGCTCGGCCGGGTCAACGCCGAGAAACGGGTTCAGCTGGTACGTGGTGATCGCGAAGTGTTCGGCCTCCGGGGAAGGTCAGCCGAACAACGCGTAGCCCTCGACCTGCTGCTCGACGAGTCCGTCGGCATCGTCTCACTCGGTGGAAAAGCCGGTACCGGAAAATCCGCACTGGCATTGTGCGCAGGCCTGGAAGCGGTGCTGGAACGCCGAACTCAGCGCAAGGTCGTGGTGTTCCGTCCGCTGTACGCCGTCGGTGGACAGGATCTCGGCTACCTACCGGGCAGCGAGAGCGAGAAGATGGGGCCGTGGGCCCAGGCCGTCTTCGACACCCTCGAAGGACTGGCCAGCCCGGCGGTGCTGGAAGAGGTGCTCTCCCGCGGCATGCTGGAAGTGCTTCCGCTGACCCACATTCGGGGCCGGTCGCTGCACGACTCATTCGTCATCGTCGACGAGGCGCAATCGCTGGAGCGCAACGTGCTGCTGACCGTGCTGTCCCGGTTGGGTGCCGGCTCGCGGGTGGTTCTCACCCACGACGTCGCCCAGCGCGACAACCTGCGCGTCGGCCGCCACGACGGTGTCGCGGCGGTGATCGAGAAGCTCAAGGGGCACCCGCTGTTCGCCCACATCACGCTGCAGCGCAGCGAGCGCTCGCCGATCGCAGCGCTGGTCACCGAGATGCTGGAGGAGTTCAGCCCCGGCGCTCTGCCCTGA
- a CDS encoding polysaccharide deacetylase family protein — protein sequence MARLPNNQAWRWTSIGVTAAVVVVVVGALTGHIYRDGPDDVDCSKEKCVALTFDDGPGPYTDRLLQILKDNDAKATFFEIGNKVAANPEGAKRVVEAGMELGSHTWEHPNMTTIPPEEIPAQFSKANDAIEKATGHRPKLVRTAGGLINDQVLAEAGKQGLADINWDVIPFDWANDANIAATRYMLMTQIKPNSVVLFHDTYSSTVDLVYQFIPVLKANGYHLVTVSHMLGEREPGSTYGSRENGPPVPPAEALKDIPPAEIPSLPATPSPAPMPNFPIADIPGANSGGPNNGA from the coding sequence GTGGCGAGGCTCCCTAACAATCAGGCGTGGCGGTGGACCTCCATCGGCGTGACCGCCGCTGTCGTGGTCGTGGTGGTGGGGGCGCTCACCGGCCACATCTACCGCGACGGCCCCGACGACGTGGATTGCTCGAAGGAAAAGTGTGTCGCGCTGACCTTCGACGACGGCCCCGGGCCGTACACCGACCGGCTGCTGCAGATCCTCAAGGACAACGACGCCAAGGCCACCTTCTTCGAGATCGGCAACAAGGTCGCGGCTAATCCCGAGGGCGCCAAGCGGGTGGTCGAGGCGGGGATGGAACTGGGCAGCCACACCTGGGAGCACCCCAACATGACGACCATTCCCCCCGAGGAGATCCCCGCGCAGTTCAGCAAGGCCAACGACGCCATCGAGAAGGCCACGGGGCACCGGCCGAAGCTCGTGCGCACTGCCGGCGGTTTGATCAACGACCAGGTGCTGGCCGAGGCAGGCAAACAGGGATTGGCCGATATCAACTGGGACGTCATCCCGTTCGACTGGGCCAACGACGCCAACATCGCCGCCACGCGCTACATGCTGATGACGCAGATCAAGCCGAACTCGGTGGTGCTTTTTCACGACACGTATTCGTCGACCGTGGACCTGGTGTACCAGTTCATCCCGGTGCTCAAGGCCAACGGCTATCACCTGGTGACCGTCAGCCACATGCTCGGCGAGCGTGAGCCCGGTTCGACCTACGGCAGCCGGGAGAACGGTCCGCCTGTGCCGCCGGCCGAGGCGCTCAAGGACATTCCTCCCGCCGAGATCCCGTCACTGCCTGCGACCCCGTCGCCCGCACCGATGCCGAACTTCCCGATCGCCGACATCCCAGGGGCCAACTCGGGTGGCCCCAACAACGGTGCGTGA
- a CDS encoding universal stress protein translates to MTDTLIAPASSSAATAAGAAVVVEADGRTASNDALHVAIEEAVRRGAPLRVLTTWGPRHREMYDASAVAERDRLSQAQLERRLARALKRSPDLDVQSIDGYDSAAEYLTAHPESVQLLVLGADHPDAAGLQTALERSGCALITCDRRHRL, encoded by the coding sequence ATGACCGACACCCTGATCGCACCCGCCTCTTCCTCCGCTGCCACCGCCGCTGGTGCGGCCGTCGTTGTCGAAGCCGACGGCCGCACCGCCAGCAACGACGCCCTGCACGTCGCGATCGAGGAGGCGGTGCGACGCGGTGCCCCGCTGCGGGTGCTCACCACCTGGGGACCTCGGCACCGGGAGATGTACGACGCGAGCGCCGTCGCCGAACGGGACCGGTTGTCGCAGGCACAACTTGAGCGGCGCCTCGCCCGTGCGCTCAAGCGCTCGCCGGACCTCGACGTGCAGAGCATCGACGGCTACGACAGCGCGGCGGAATACCTGACCGCACATCCCGAATCGGTCCAGCTGCTGGTGCTCGGTGCCGACCACCCGGATGCGGCGGGGCTGCAAACGGCGTTGGAGCGCTCGGGGTGCGCGTTGATCACTTGCGATCGGCGCCACCGGTTGTGA
- the coaA gene encoding type I pantothenate kinase, which produces MPRPSEPSPYVEFDRSQWRALRMSTPLKLTEDELLRLRGMGEKLDILEVEEVYLPLARLIHLQVAARQRLFAATAEFLGEPQQNPDRPVPFVIGVAGSVAVGKSTTARVLQALLARWGHHPRVDLVTTDGFLYPNKELNRRNLMHRKGFPESYDRRGLMRFVTAVKSGADEVCAPVYSHLLYDIVPGEKQVVRHPDILILEGLNVLQTGPALMVSDLFDFSVYVDARIEDIEQWYISRFLTMRSTAFADPASHFHHYSTLTDEQAVFAARDIWHSINRPNLIENILPTRPRATLVLRKDSDHSINRLRLRKL; this is translated from the coding sequence ATGCCGCGGCCGAGCGAGCCGAGCCCCTATGTGGAGTTCGACCGAAGTCAATGGCGTGCACTGCGCATGTCGACACCGCTGAAACTCACCGAGGACGAACTGCTGCGCCTGCGGGGTATGGGCGAGAAACTCGACATTCTTGAGGTCGAAGAGGTTTACCTGCCGCTGGCCCGTCTGATTCACCTGCAGGTGGCCGCCCGCCAGCGGTTGTTCGCCGCGACCGCGGAGTTCCTCGGTGAGCCACAGCAGAATCCGGACCGCCCGGTGCCGTTCGTCATCGGCGTGGCAGGCAGTGTCGCGGTCGGGAAATCGACCACCGCCCGTGTGCTGCAGGCCCTGTTGGCCCGTTGGGGTCACCACCCCCGGGTGGATCTGGTGACCACCGACGGTTTCCTGTATCCGAACAAGGAGCTGAACCGCCGGAACCTGATGCACCGCAAGGGCTTCCCGGAGAGTTACGACCGGCGCGGGCTGATGCGGTTCGTCACCGCGGTGAAATCGGGCGCCGACGAGGTCTGCGCACCGGTGTACTCACACCTGCTCTACGACATCGTGCCGGGCGAGAAGCAGGTCGTGCGTCATCCGGACATCCTGATCCTGGAGGGCCTCAACGTCCTGCAGACCGGGCCTGCGTTGATGGTCTCTGACCTTTTCGACTTCTCTGTGTACGTCGACGCGCGCATCGAGGACATCGAGCAGTGGTACATCTCCCGATTCCTCACGATGCGTTCGACGGCCTTCGCCGACCCGGCATCGCACTTCCATCACTACTCGACCTTGACCGACGAACAGGCCGTGTTCGCCGCACGCGACATCTGGCATTCGATCAACCGGCCCAACCTGATCGAGAACATACTGCCGACCCGGCCGCGGGCCACGCTGGTGCTGCGCAAGGACTCCGACCATTCGATCAACCGGTTGCGGCTGCGCAAGCTCTAG
- a CDS encoding pyridoxamine 5'-phosphate oxidase family protein — MSTRSEPVEILSERESWDLLGGVSLGRLVTAVDDEAHIFPVNFVVQDRSILFRTAAGTKLISAAINNQVVFEADDHNSAEGWSVIVRGVARTLRSDEELGEAEQAQLLPWTATSKTHYVRVSPVRVTGRRFRFGPEPAARR; from the coding sequence ATGTCAACGCGCAGTGAGCCGGTGGAGATTCTCTCGGAGCGTGAGAGCTGGGATCTGCTGGGCGGTGTGTCGCTCGGCCGCCTCGTCACCGCGGTCGACGACGAGGCACACATCTTCCCGGTGAATTTCGTGGTGCAGGATCGCAGCATCCTGTTCCGTACCGCGGCGGGGACGAAACTGATCAGTGCGGCGATCAACAATCAGGTGGTGTTCGAAGCCGATGATCACAATTCGGCCGAAGGTTGGAGCGTGATCGTCCGAGGCGTGGCACGTACCTTGCGTTCGGACGAGGAGCTGGGCGAAGCGGAGCAGGCTCAGTTGCTTCCGTGGACGGCCACATCGAAAACGCACTATGTACGGGTGTCACCGGTTCGGGTGACGGGACGACGGTTCCGGTTCGGACCCGAACCCGCCGCCCGCCGCTGA